Proteins found in one Microbacterium sp. LWS13-1.2 genomic segment:
- a CDS encoding TIGR03842 family LLM class F420-dependent oxidoreductase, whose amino-acid sequence MDFGVVLQTNPPAARTVQLARLAEAHGFSHVWTFDSHLLWQEPYVVHSAILAETKRVTVGPFVTNPATRDWTVTASVFATLNEMYGNRTICGIGRGDSAVRVTNGKPVTMAELRESIHVIRELANSRPVEYKGATLQFPWSRGSQLDVWVAAYGPLALKLTGEVGDGFILQLSDVDIAAWMIKTVKDAAAAAGRDPESLSFCVAAPMYIGEDRAHMRDQCRWFGGMVGNHVADIVAKYGEHGAVPDALTDYIAGRQGYDYNTHGKADNDHVDFVPDEIVERFCILGTADEHIAKLEQLRELGVTQFAGYLQHDNKEETLRVYGETVIPALQTHVAAKK is encoded by the coding sequence ATGGACTTCGGAGTCGTCCTGCAGACCAATCCGCCCGCCGCGCGCACCGTGCAGCTCGCCCGGCTCGCCGAGGCGCACGGGTTCAGCCACGTGTGGACGTTCGACTCGCACCTGCTGTGGCAGGAGCCCTACGTCGTCCACTCCGCGATCCTCGCCGAGACCAAGCGGGTCACCGTCGGGCCGTTCGTCACGAACCCCGCGACGCGCGACTGGACGGTCACGGCATCCGTCTTCGCCACGCTCAACGAGATGTACGGCAACCGCACGATCTGCGGCATCGGCCGCGGTGACTCGGCGGTGCGCGTCACCAACGGCAAGCCGGTGACGATGGCCGAGCTGCGCGAGTCGATCCACGTGATCCGGGAGCTCGCCAACTCCCGCCCGGTCGAGTACAAGGGTGCGACCCTGCAGTTCCCGTGGAGCCGCGGATCGCAGCTCGACGTCTGGGTGGCCGCGTACGGCCCGCTGGCGCTGAAGCTCACCGGCGAGGTCGGCGACGGCTTCATCCTGCAGCTCTCGGACGTCGACATCGCCGCCTGGATGATCAAGACGGTGAAGGATGCCGCGGCCGCCGCCGGCCGCGACCCGGAGTCGCTGTCGTTCTGCGTGGCGGCGCCCATGTACATCGGCGAGGACCGGGCGCACATGCGCGACCAGTGCCGGTGGTTCGGCGGGATGGTGGGCAACCACGTCGCCGACATCGTGGCCAAGTACGGCGAGCACGGGGCCGTTCCCGACGCGCTGACGGACTACATCGCAGGTCGCCAGGGATACGACTACAACACCCACGGCAAGGCCGACAACGACCATGTCGACTTCGTGCCCGACGAGATCGTCGAGCGCTTCTGCATCCTGGGCACCGCCGACGAGCACATCGCCAAGCTCGAGCAGCTGCGCGAGCTCGGCGTCACGCAGTTCGCCGGCTACCTGCAGCACGACAACAAGGAGGAGACCCTCCGCGTCTACGGCGAGACCGTGATCCCTGCGCTTCAGACCCACGTCGCCGCGAAGAAGTGA
- a CDS encoding ABC transporter ATP-binding protein: MTDLAVHAAAVGKVFPTATEEVVALTEVELEVAAGEFVSLIGPSGCGKSTLLRLIADLDQATTGALEIFGKPAKRARIDQDYGIAFQQAGLLPWRTVAANIGLPLELHGTGKAARATRVAELAELVGLSDFVDRYPDQLSGGMQQRVAIARALAARPRLLLMDEPFGALDEMTRERLQSELTRIAAETSAAVVFVTHSIPEAVFLSDRVVVMSPRPGRITDVIATGLGEQRDEALRESPAFFDRVTAVREALHGSPVARASES; encoded by the coding sequence ATGACGGACCTTGCCGTGCACGCAGCCGCAGTCGGGAAGGTCTTCCCGACTGCGACCGAGGAGGTCGTCGCGCTCACCGAGGTCGAACTGGAGGTCGCCGCCGGCGAGTTCGTGTCGCTCATAGGCCCCTCGGGCTGCGGCAAGTCGACGCTGCTGCGCCTGATCGCCGACCTCGACCAGGCCACCACCGGCGCCCTCGAGATCTTCGGCAAGCCGGCCAAGCGCGCCCGCATCGACCAGGACTACGGCATCGCCTTCCAGCAGGCAGGACTCCTGCCGTGGCGCACGGTGGCCGCCAACATCGGACTGCCGCTCGAGCTGCACGGCACCGGCAAGGCCGCGCGGGCGACCCGCGTCGCCGAGCTCGCCGAGCTGGTCGGTCTCTCGGACTTCGTCGACCGGTACCCCGACCAGCTGTCGGGCGGCATGCAGCAGCGCGTCGCCATCGCGCGCGCACTCGCCGCGCGGCCGAGGCTCCTGCTCATGGACGAGCCGTTCGGCGCGCTGGACGAGATGACGCGCGAGCGGCTCCAATCCGAGCTCACACGCATCGCGGCCGAGACATCGGCCGCCGTGGTGTTCGTGACGCACTCGATCCCCGAAGCCGTCTTCCTGTCCGACCGCGTCGTCGTGATGAGCCCGCGTCCCGGCCGCATCACCGACGTCATCGCGACGGGTCTCGGCGAACAGCGCGACGAGGCGCTGCGCGAGTCGCCGGCGTTCTTCGATCGCGTCACCGCCGTCCGCGAGGCCTTGCACGGCTCGCCCGTCGCGAGGGCGAGTGAATCATGA
- a CDS encoding ABC transporter substrate-binding protein, producing the protein MRHSNSRRSGIRRGLAAASVATIAALALAACSGSGDTDDGGDDADFEPLSSIKLQLQWLPQAQFAGYYVAQEQGYFEEEGFDDVEIVPSGGDIVPQDALVAGDVDFAIAWVPKVLGTLEATGVELTDIAQVFQKSGTLQVAWKGDGITSVSDFEGKRIGSWGFGNEWEIFAAMAAEDLDSTSVSITTQDFSMNALLDRDVDAAQAMTYNEWAQILEVVNPETGELYQPEDFDVISYEDTEGAMLQDAIWADTQRLEEDPAYADAAVRFLKAVTKGWIYARDNPEEAATIVYDIASNAEAAFPVGPVHQLWQMNEVNKLIWTGVDFGLVDEAAWDKTVAGALSAKNQDDLELITTEPADSAYSNEYIEKALAELKDEGVEVAGEYTPIDVTLTEGGQ; encoded by the coding sequence ATGAGACACAGCAACTCACGCAGGTCCGGCATCCGACGTGGGCTGGCCGCGGCATCCGTCGCGACCATCGCGGCACTCGCCCTCGCCGCCTGCTCCGGCTCGGGCGACACCGATGACGGCGGCGACGACGCGGACTTCGAACCGCTCAGCTCGATCAAGCTGCAGCTGCAGTGGCTGCCGCAGGCGCAGTTCGCCGGCTACTACGTCGCCCAGGAGCAGGGCTACTTCGAGGAGGAGGGCTTCGACGACGTCGAGATCGTGCCGTCGGGCGGTGACATCGTGCCGCAGGACGCCCTCGTCGCGGGCGATGTCGACTTCGCGATCGCCTGGGTGCCGAAGGTGCTCGGCACGCTCGAGGCGACGGGCGTCGAGCTCACCGACATCGCGCAGGTGTTCCAGAAGTCGGGCACCCTGCAGGTCGCGTGGAAGGGCGATGGCATCACGTCCGTCTCGGACTTCGAAGGCAAGCGCATCGGCTCGTGGGGCTTCGGCAACGAGTGGGAGATCTTCGCCGCGATGGCCGCCGAGGACCTCGACTCCACCTCCGTGTCGATCACGACCCAGGACTTCTCGATGAACGCCCTGCTCGACCGTGACGTCGACGCCGCCCAGGCGATGACGTACAACGAGTGGGCGCAGATCCTCGAGGTCGTGAACCCGGAGACGGGCGAGCTCTACCAGCCCGAGGACTTCGACGTCATCTCGTACGAAGACACCGAGGGTGCCATGCTGCAGGACGCGATCTGGGCGGACACCCAGCGCCTCGAGGAAGACCCGGCGTACGCCGACGCGGCCGTCCGGTTCCTGAAAGCCGTGACCAAGGGCTGGATCTACGCGCGCGACAACCCCGAGGAGGCTGCGACGATCGTCTACGACATCGCCTCCAACGCCGAGGCCGCGTTCCCCGTGGGCCCGGTGCACCAGCTGTGGCAGATGAACGAGGTCAACAAGCTCATCTGGACGGGTGTCGACTTCGGGCTCGTCGATGAGGCCGCGTGGGACAAGACCGTGGCCGGAGCGCTGTCGGCCAAGAACCAGGACGACCTCGAGCTCATCACCACGGAGCCCGCCGACTCGGCCTATTCGAACGAGTACATCGAGAAGGCGCTCGCCGAGCTGAAGGACGAGGGCGTCGAGGTCGCCGGCGAGTACACGCCGATCGACGTCACCCTCACCGAGGGCGGTCAGTAG
- a CDS encoding aspartate aminotransferase family protein has protein sequence MTEDLDALAKQLDREHVFHSWSAQAGLDLPVIAGGAGTVVWDHAGRRMLDFSSQLVNVNIGHQHPAVVAAIRAQAEELATIGPATANLARGRAAQRILGKAPDGFAKVFFTNGGADAIENAIRMARLHTGRDTVLSTYRSYHGNTGAAIVATGDWRRMPNQFARGHVHFFGPYLYRSEFWATTPEEESERALHHLERVIQSEGPSTIAALLLESIPGTAGILLPPPGYLAGVRALADRYGIVLILDEVMAGFGRTGRWFAFQGYDVVPDLITFAKGVNSGYVPVGGVIISDEISATFDDRVFPGGLTYSGHPLAAASIIASIDAMEAEGIVDNARRVGEDAIGPGLRDLAARHPLIGEVRGEGVFWALELVSDRESREPVGADVIGRLKKELTSRGLLPFAADNRIHVVPPCVVTDGEVQEAIAIYDEALTSVEEDGP, from the coding sequence ATGACCGAAGATCTCGACGCGCTCGCGAAGCAGCTCGACCGCGAGCACGTGTTCCACTCCTGGTCCGCGCAGGCCGGGCTCGACCTCCCCGTCATCGCGGGCGGCGCCGGAACAGTGGTGTGGGATCACGCCGGCCGTCGCATGCTCGACTTCTCGAGCCAGCTGGTGAACGTCAACATCGGGCACCAGCATCCTGCCGTCGTCGCGGCCATCCGGGCGCAGGCCGAGGAGCTCGCGACGATCGGCCCCGCCACGGCCAACCTCGCCCGCGGCCGGGCGGCGCAGCGCATCCTCGGCAAGGCGCCGGACGGCTTCGCCAAGGTCTTCTTCACCAACGGCGGCGCCGACGCGATCGAGAACGCGATCCGCATGGCCCGCCTTCACACCGGCCGCGACACGGTCCTCTCGACCTACCGGTCGTACCACGGCAACACCGGGGCGGCGATCGTCGCGACCGGCGACTGGCGACGGATGCCGAATCAGTTCGCCCGCGGCCACGTGCACTTCTTCGGTCCGTATCTGTACCGCTCGGAGTTCTGGGCGACCACGCCCGAGGAGGAGTCGGAGCGGGCGCTGCACCACCTCGAGCGCGTCATCCAGTCGGAGGGCCCCTCGACGATCGCGGCGCTGCTGCTCGAGTCGATTCCGGGCACCGCGGGGATCCTGCTGCCGCCGCCCGGCTACCTCGCCGGTGTGCGGGCGCTGGCCGACCGATACGGCATCGTGCTGATCCTCGACGAGGTCATGGCCGGGTTCGGCCGGACCGGGCGCTGGTTCGCGTTCCAGGGGTACGACGTCGTGCCCGACCTCATCACCTTCGCGAAGGGCGTGAACTCCGGCTACGTCCCGGTGGGCGGCGTGATCATCTCGGACGAGATCTCGGCGACCTTCGACGACCGCGTCTTCCCCGGCGGGCTCACGTACTCCGGGCACCCGCTGGCGGCGGCATCCATCATCGCCTCCATCGACGCGATGGAGGCGGAGGGCATCGTCGACAACGCCCGCCGCGTGGGCGAGGACGCGATCGGCCCGGGGCTGCGCGACCTCGCGGCGCGGCATCCGCTCATCGGCGAGGTGCGGGGCGAAGGCGTCTTCTGGGCACTCGAGCTCGTCTCGGACCGCGAGTCGCGCGAGCCGGTGGGCGCAGACGTGATCGGCCGGCTCAAGAAGGAGCTCACCTCGCGCGGCCTGCTGCCGTTCGCCGCTGACAACCGGATCCATGTCGTGCCGCCCTGCGTCGTCACCGACGGGGAGGTGCAGGAGGCGATCGCGATCTACGATGAAGCCCTGACGAGCGTCGAGGAAGACGGTCCCTGA
- a CDS encoding CoA-acylating methylmalonate-semialdehyde dehydrogenase: MTDTMEHTETVGADTTVLDHWVNGAPWAGASDRTGQVFNPALGIVQKQVRFASRADVGEAVDAASAAWALWRDASIAKRQAVLFNFRELLNQRKQELAEILTAEHGKVLSDALGEIARGMEVVEFACGVGHLTKGAYSENVSTGIDVYTLRQPLGVVGIISPFNFPAMVPLWFFSVALAAGNAVVLKPSEKDPTAANWMAALLTEAGLPEGVFNVVHGDKEAVDALLEHPDVRGISFVGSTPIAKYVYETATAHGKRVQAFGGAKNHMLVLPDADLDLAADAAVNAGFGSAGERCMAISVVLAVDTVADEFVAKVSQRMKTLRTGDGMRGCDMGPLITGQHRDKVASYIDVASSDGASVVVDGRDVDIDGDPNGFWLGPTLIDNVPTTSSVYADEVFGPVLSVVRVEGYEDGLDIINASPYGNGTAIFTNDGGAARRFQHEATVGMIGINVPIPVPVAYHSFGGWKASHFGDTKAYGPHAFEFFTAEKAVTSRWLDPSHGGINLGFPQHD; encoded by the coding sequence ATGACGGACACGATGGAGCACACCGAGACGGTGGGTGCCGACACGACTGTCCTGGATCACTGGGTGAACGGCGCCCCCTGGGCGGGGGCATCCGATCGCACCGGACAGGTGTTCAACCCGGCACTCGGCATCGTGCAGAAGCAGGTGCGGTTCGCATCCCGCGCCGATGTGGGCGAAGCGGTCGACGCCGCCTCGGCGGCGTGGGCGCTCTGGCGCGACGCATCGATCGCGAAGCGCCAGGCGGTGCTGTTCAACTTCCGCGAGCTGCTGAACCAGCGCAAGCAGGAGCTCGCCGAGATCCTGACCGCCGAGCACGGCAAGGTGCTCTCGGACGCTCTGGGCGAGATCGCCCGCGGCATGGAGGTCGTCGAGTTCGCGTGCGGCGTGGGGCACCTCACCAAGGGCGCCTACTCCGAGAACGTCTCGACCGGCATCGACGTGTACACGCTCCGCCAGCCGCTGGGCGTCGTCGGCATCATCAGCCCCTTCAACTTCCCGGCGATGGTGCCGCTGTGGTTCTTCTCCGTCGCGCTCGCCGCCGGCAACGCGGTGGTGCTCAAGCCCAGCGAGAAGGACCCGACCGCCGCCAACTGGATGGCGGCGCTCCTGACCGAGGCGGGCCTGCCGGAGGGCGTCTTCAACGTCGTGCACGGCGACAAGGAGGCCGTCGACGCGCTCCTCGAGCACCCCGACGTGCGCGGGATCTCGTTCGTCGGCTCGACGCCGATCGCCAAGTACGTCTATGAGACGGCGACCGCGCACGGCAAGCGCGTGCAGGCGTTCGGCGGCGCCAAGAACCACATGCTGGTGCTTCCGGATGCCGACCTCGACCTCGCCGCGGACGCCGCTGTGAACGCGGGCTTCGGCTCGGCGGGCGAGCGCTGCATGGCGATCTCGGTGGTGCTGGCCGTCGACACGGTGGCCGATGAGTTCGTGGCCAAGGTGTCGCAGCGGATGAAGACGCTCCGCACCGGCGATGGCATGCGCGGGTGCGACATGGGCCCTCTCATCACCGGGCAGCACCGTGACAAGGTCGCCTCGTACATCGACGTGGCGTCCTCCGACGGCGCGTCGGTGGTCGTCGACGGTCGCGACGTCGACATCGACGGCGACCCGAACGGCTTCTGGCTCGGCCCGACGCTCATCGACAACGTGCCGACGACCTCGTCGGTGTACGCCGACGAGGTGTTCGGCCCGGTGCTCTCGGTCGTGCGGGTCGAGGGCTACGAAGACGGCCTCGACATCATCAACGCCAGCCCGTACGGCAACGGCACCGCCATCTTCACCAACGACGGCGGCGCGGCGCGGCGCTTCCAGCATGAGGCGACCGTGGGCATGATCGGCATCAACGTGCCGATCCCGGTGCCCGTCGCGTACCACTCCTTCGGAGGCTGGAAGGCGTCGCACTTCGGAGACACGAAGGCGTACGGCCCTCACGCGTTCGAGTTCTTCACCGCCGAGAAGGCCGTCACCTCACGCTGGCTCGACCCGTCGCACGGCGGGATCAACCTGGGCTTCCCGCAGCACGACTGA
- a CDS encoding nitrilase-related carbon-nitrogen hydrolase has protein sequence MTTVRAAISQTTWTGDKESMLDKHEGFARDAASQGAQVVCFQELFYGPYFGITQDKKYYRFAEPVDGPIVQRFAAVAKELGLVMVLPIYEEAETGVYYNTTVLVDADGTTLGIYRKHHLPHLDRFWEKFYFRPGNLGYPVFETAVGRVGMYICYDRHFPEGWRELGLADAHMVFNPNATKPGLSNRLWEVEGPAAAVANGYFVLQPNRVGREDNEYGDLAVDFYGTSQVIDPRGNFVGERGSGEHEELLVRDLDLDMVREMRDDWQFYRDRRPDSYTRIAKP, from the coding sequence ATGACGACGGTACGCGCGGCGATTTCGCAGACCACCTGGACGGGCGACAAGGAGTCGATGCTCGACAAGCACGAAGGTTTCGCGCGGGATGCCGCGAGCCAGGGCGCGCAGGTCGTGTGCTTCCAGGAGCTGTTCTACGGCCCCTACTTCGGGATCACGCAGGACAAGAAGTACTACCGCTTCGCCGAGCCGGTCGACGGCCCCATCGTGCAGCGCTTCGCCGCGGTCGCCAAGGAGCTCGGGCTCGTGATGGTGCTCCCCATCTACGAGGAGGCCGAGACCGGGGTCTACTACAACACCACGGTGCTGGTCGATGCAGACGGCACCACCCTCGGCATCTACCGCAAGCACCACCTGCCGCACCTCGACCGGTTCTGGGAGAAGTTCTACTTCCGCCCCGGCAACCTCGGGTACCCCGTCTTCGAGACCGCGGTGGGACGCGTCGGCATGTACATCTGCTACGACCGCCACTTCCCCGAGGGATGGCGCGAGCTCGGCCTCGCCGACGCGCACATGGTCTTCAACCCGAACGCCACCAAGCCCGGGCTGTCGAACCGGCTGTGGGAGGTCGAAGGACCCGCCGCGGCCGTCGCCAACGGGTACTTCGTGCTGCAGCCCAACCGGGTCGGCCGCGAGGACAACGAATACGGCGACCTCGCGGTGGACTTCTACGGCACGAGCCAGGTGATCGATCCGCGGGGCAACTTCGTCGGCGAGCGCGGGTCGGGCGAGCACGAGGAGCTGCTCGTTCGCGACCTCGACCTCGACATGGTGCGCGAGATGCGCGACGACTGGCAGTTCTACCGCGATCGCCGGCCCGACTCGTACACCCGGATCGCGAAGCCGTGA
- a CDS encoding ABC transporter permease subunit, which yields MRPIGWSARRQGELRGWIAAGWGALGVLAVLVLWELYKFLGPSDGFVIGAVAGESGSGVMILPRTHDRAMPHVWDMVARLFAPTSGGDTPPLWVSVAGAALVTLGIAAVGWLIGVAVGAVLGLVMQRWRLLEWGLLPWIVVSQIVPLIAFAPVVNAIGNQIDRGGGSWPQWLSVAVIASYLAFFPVAVGVLRGLGSPDRIHLDLMNSYAAGYWPTLLRLRLPAAVPHLLPALRLAAANAVLGAVVAEVSIGMRGGIGRMLIQLAGQASSDPAAPWGPTFGSIALGLIAAGSVALIGLGLANYRRGEATA from the coding sequence ATGAGACCGATCGGCTGGTCGGCCCGGAGGCAGGGCGAGCTGCGCGGCTGGATCGCCGCGGGCTGGGGAGCCCTCGGCGTGCTCGCCGTGCTCGTGCTGTGGGAGCTGTACAAGTTCCTCGGCCCCAGCGACGGGTTCGTGATCGGGGCGGTGGCAGGCGAGTCGGGCTCGGGTGTCATGATCCTGCCGCGCACCCACGACCGCGCCATGCCGCACGTCTGGGACATGGTCGCCCGGCTGTTCGCCCCGACCAGCGGCGGCGATACCCCGCCGCTGTGGGTCTCTGTCGCCGGCGCCGCGCTCGTGACGCTCGGCATCGCGGCAGTCGGCTGGCTGATCGGCGTCGCCGTCGGCGCCGTGCTCGGACTCGTCATGCAGCGCTGGCGCCTGCTGGAGTGGGGCCTGCTCCCCTGGATCGTTGTCAGCCAGATCGTGCCGCTCATCGCGTTCGCCCCGGTCGTCAACGCCATCGGCAATCAGATCGACCGCGGCGGCGGCTCCTGGCCGCAGTGGCTGTCGGTCGCCGTCATCGCGTCGTACCTCGCGTTCTTCCCGGTCGCCGTCGGCGTGCTCCGCGGCCTCGGCTCACCCGACCGCATCCACCTCGATCTGATGAACAGCTACGCCGCCGGCTACTGGCCGACGCTCCTGCGCCTGCGGCTGCCCGCCGCGGTGCCGCACCTGCTGCCCGCGCTCCGGCTCGCCGCCGCGAACGCCGTGCTCGGCGCCGTCGTCGCCGAGGTGTCGATCGGCATGCGAGGCGGAATCGGCCGCATGCTGATCCAGCTCGCCGGCCAGGCCTCGAGCGACCCCGCCGCGCCGTGGGGACCGACGTTCGGCTCGATCGCCCTCGGCCTGATCGCCGCCGGCTCGGTGGCCCTCATCGGCCTCGGACTCGCCAACTACCGCAGAGGAGAGGCCACCGCATGA
- the hydA gene encoding dihydropyrimidinase — MTTTLIKGGTVVSATGRGEADVLIDGETIAAVLAPGSQLLGTDVAASVDTVIDATGKYVIPGGIDAHTHMELPFGGTNASDTFETGTRAAAWGGTTSIIDFAVQRYGERVQDGLAAWHEKAAGNCAIDYGFHQIVGGVDEDSLAAMRGLLDEGISSFKLFMAYPGVFYSDDAQVLKAMQVSAETGLLTMMHAENGPAIDVLAAQLADAGKKAPYYHGIARAWQMEEEATHRAIMLANLTGAPLYTVHVSAKQAVDQIAWARDQGWNVFGETCPQYLYLSLEEQLGAFSEEWGQFEGAKWVCSTPLRSAKDGHQHHMWQALRTNDIQMVSTDHCPFCMKGQKDLGLDDFRAIPNGIGSVEHRMDLMYQGVVTGKITLERWVELTSTTPARMFGLYGRKGVIQPGADGDVVVYDPNGHTSISAASHHMNMDHSAWEGIEIDGHVDTVISRGKVLIDGGQYHGAKGDGRFLKRGLSQYLI; from the coding sequence ATGACCACCACATTGATCAAGGGCGGGACCGTCGTCTCGGCGACCGGTCGCGGCGAAGCGGACGTGCTCATCGACGGCGAGACCATCGCCGCCGTCCTGGCGCCGGGATCGCAGCTTCTCGGGACGGATGTCGCGGCATCCGTCGACACCGTCATCGACGCCACCGGCAAGTACGTGATCCCCGGCGGCATCGACGCGCACACCCACATGGAGCTGCCCTTCGGCGGCACGAACGCCTCCGACACATTCGAGACCGGCACGCGGGCGGCGGCCTGGGGCGGCACCACGTCGATCATCGACTTCGCGGTGCAGCGCTACGGCGAGCGCGTGCAGGACGGCCTGGCCGCCTGGCACGAGAAGGCCGCCGGCAACTGCGCGATCGACTACGGCTTCCACCAGATCGTCGGCGGCGTCGACGAGGACTCGCTCGCCGCGATGCGGGGCCTCCTCGACGAGGGCATCTCCAGCTTCAAACTGTTCATGGCCTACCCCGGCGTCTTCTACTCCGACGACGCGCAGGTGCTGAAGGCGATGCAGGTGTCGGCAGAGACCGGCCTGCTCACGATGATGCACGCCGAGAACGGTCCGGCGATCGACGTGCTGGCGGCGCAGCTGGCGGATGCCGGCAAGAAGGCGCCGTACTATCACGGCATCGCCCGCGCCTGGCAGATGGAGGAGGAGGCCACCCACCGCGCGATCATGCTCGCGAATCTCACCGGTGCGCCCCTCTACACGGTGCACGTGAGCGCCAAGCAGGCGGTTGATCAGATCGCCTGGGCGCGCGACCAGGGCTGGAACGTGTTCGGCGAGACCTGCCCGCAGTACCTCTACCTTTCGCTCGAGGAGCAGCTCGGCGCGTTCAGCGAGGAGTGGGGGCAGTTCGAGGGGGCGAAGTGGGTGTGCTCGACGCCGCTGCGGAGCGCCAAGGACGGCCACCAGCACCACATGTGGCAGGCGCTGCGCACCAACGACATCCAGATGGTCTCGACCGACCACTGCCCGTTCTGCATGAAGGGGCAGAAGGACCTCGGCCTCGACGACTTCCGCGCGATCCCCAACGGCATCGGGTCGGTCGAGCACCGCATGGACCTCATGTACCAGGGCGTCGTCACCGGCAAGATCACGCTCGAACGGTGGGTGGAGCTCACCTCGACCACGCCCGCGCGCATGTTCGGCCTCTACGGTCGCAAGGGCGTGATCCAGCCGGGCGCCGACGGCGACGTCGTGGTCTACGACCCGAACGGCCACACCAGCATCTCTGCGGCATCCCACCACATGAACATGGACCACTCGGCGTGGGAGGGAATCGAGATCGACGGGCACGTCGACACCGTGATCTCACGCGGCAAGGTCCTGATCGACGGCGGCCAGTACCACGGCGCCAAGGGCGACGGCCGCTTCCTCAAGCGCGGCCTCTCGCAGTACCTCATCTGA
- a CDS encoding ABC transporter permease subunit yields MTDTATTMLPAPPTPAGKAQRPEPGERELPGWLRWVAPVVVGILILAIWIFWVDVLGTAPRMLPSPIAIAEEFVRRFPIILDDMRITATNALIGLVVGSLLALLFAGLAAAARPIDGMLAPLVSALAVIPIVAVTPILNTMFGASSQFGRQAVATIAAFIPVFVNVLRGLRQTRPVHRDLLRSSAASGFQTFRVLTLPTALPYLMTGLRIASSLAVIAALVAEYFGGPADGIGTAIATYAKSGRAALAWAYVLGGIIIGLVFFLVTSLLERLATRRSPG; encoded by the coding sequence ATGACGGATACGGCGACCACGATGCTGCCCGCCCCGCCGACGCCGGCGGGCAAGGCGCAGCGCCCCGAGCCCGGCGAGCGCGAGCTTCCGGGGTGGCTGCGGTGGGTGGCGCCCGTCGTGGTCGGCATCCTGATCCTCGCGATCTGGATCTTCTGGGTCGACGTGCTCGGCACCGCGCCCCGGATGCTGCCGAGCCCGATCGCGATCGCGGAGGAGTTCGTCCGCCGGTTCCCGATCATCCTCGACGACATGAGGATCACGGCCACGAACGCGCTGATCGGGCTCGTGGTCGGATCCCTCCTCGCGCTCCTGTTCGCGGGACTCGCCGCCGCGGCCCGGCCCATCGACGGCATGCTCGCCCCGCTGGTGTCGGCCCTGGCGGTCATCCCGATCGTCGCGGTCACGCCGATCCTCAACACGATGTTCGGCGCGTCGAGCCAGTTCGGGCGCCAGGCGGTGGCGACGATCGCGGCCTTCATCCCCGTGTTCGTCAACGTCCTGCGCGGCCTCCGCCAGACCCGGCCCGTGCATCGCGATCTGCTGCGCTCGTCGGCGGCATCCGGCTTCCAGACGTTCCGCGTGCTCACCCTGCCGACCGCGCTCCCCTATCTGATGACGGGCCTGCGCATCGCCAGCTCGCTCGCCGTGATCGCCGCGCTGGTCGCCGAGTATTTCGGCGGCCCGGCCGACGGCATCGGCACCGCCATCGCGACCTACGCGAAATCGGGGCGCGCCGCCCTCGCATGGGCCTATGTCCTCGGCGGCATCATCATCGGCCTCGTGTTCTTCCTCGTGACCTCGCTGCTGGAGCGGCTGGCGACGAGGCGGTCGCCGGGCTAA